The genomic region CGAGAGGTGATGCTCCGGAAACAGCAGCTTCACGTTCTTCGCCTCGTCGCCGCAGGCCCGCGTCAGTTCTTCGCGGATGAGCCTTTTTAGAAACATCTTCTCCTTGATCCAGACGGGGATCGCGGTGATGAACGAGCGAACGCCTTTGGGCGCGAAGTGATAGTAGGTTTCCAGCAACCGCTCAAACTTGAGCAGCGGCTTGTCATAGAACACAACGGCATCAACATCCTTCAGGGCCACACCCCCGTAATGAAGGCAGAATTTCAGGGCATTCACCGGAAAGCCAGGGTCGTGCTTCCGGCGGGTAAAGCGCTCTTCCTGAGCCGCCGCCGCGATTTTTCCGTCAATAATAAGGGCAGCTGCTGAGTCGTGATAAAAAGCGGATATTCCGACAATCTTCATACGATCTGTTTGAAACAATAGATTACGTGTGGGAACAGGTCGCTGAAAGGTAACTTTTTTTTGCTTTAGCCCTTACAATTGCATTATGTTTTTGCTAAATAGAATGATTCAATGGTTATACGTTACCCCAAAACGGGCACCCAGTTCCTGAAGGCTTTGAACCACAGGCGGAATCAGCGGAATACCCTCTGAGCGCCGAACCGCCTCCATCTCCCGCTCGGGATCGCCCGGAATCAGCACTTTTTTGCCTTCCACCGCCCGGGCATTCCGGAACGCGCCGATCCACTGGTCCATGTGCTGTTTGAAGTCGTCGGCCGGACGAAACGCATCGACCCGCATGGCTCCGAAGAAGTGCCCCGTTCCTTCGCCGACTCCGGCCTGGGCGCTCATGAACCCGGCCGTCGCGAACGGAGGCACCCAGGGACCGTAGTTGGCTCCCGACAGCACGCCCGTAAAAATATCAACGATCGCTCCGAGCGCGTAGCCCTTATGACTGCCGTGCTCCCGGTCGGAACCCAGCGGCAGCAGCCCGCCGCCGTTCTTGACGGCATGGGCATCGGTGGTCGGCTGGCCGTCCGCATCCTGCGCCCAGCCCGTCGGAACGGGCTGATTTTTCCGCTGGGCGATCTCCAGTTTTCCGTACGCCACGGCCGTCGTTGCGAAGTCGGCCACAAACGGCGGCTCGTTCCGGGCGGGAACGGCCACGGCGATGGGGTTTGTGCCCAGCAGTTTATCGAGCGAAAACGTAGGGGCTACCAGCGGCGCGGCGTTGGTCATGGCGATGCCGATCATGTCGTGCTCCAGGGCGAGCATGGCGTGGTGCCCCGCAATGCCGAAATGGTTCGAGTTCCGGACGGCCACCCAGCCCGTACCGGCCACGCGGGCTTTCTCGATGGCGACCTGCATGGCCTGCGGACCCACCACCAGCCCCACGCCCCGGTCGCCGTCCAGCACGGCCGTGGAAGGGGTTTCGTGGACAATCCGCACGGCGGGCGTCGGGTTCAGCCGGCCGTGGTCGTACAGGCGCACGTACCCCGGCAGACGGGCAACGCCGTGGGAATCAACGCCCCGGAGGTCCGCATTGACGAGGATGGTGGCGGCCAGTTCGGCATCGGATTCCGGAAAACCAATGCTTAAAAAGATGGATTTGGTGAATTGAGTGAGGGTATTGACGTTAACCATGATGGGCAGATTCCGTAAAATGAAACGGCCAAATTAACGGAAATTATAAACGGGAGACGCAATTGATTCGTTACTTGCAAAACGAAACCGGCCCCGTCGCGGATGGTTGGCCGGTTTTCCTGTTGTGTGCCCTATCCTGATTTTGTATGCGATTACTTTCTTTGCTGATCGGCTTTCTCTGCTTTTCGCTGGCGGCTTCCGCCCAAACGACCGACTCCTCCGCCGTGGACTCGCTGCCGCGCCAGCGCGATCCCGAACTGGCCGCCCTCTCCCGACGCGGGAGCCGGTACCTGGCCCTCGACCGGAACAGCGTCGGCGGTTTTCAGCGGTTCCGTTTTTACACGGGCCAGACCATTTCGTTCCGGTACAGCGACGGCCGCCGCTACAAGGACCGCATCCACGCCATTACCGACACGTCCTTTGCGCTCATTGTGGAAAACCGGAATAATTTTCTCGACGAAATCCGGCACTTCCGCCTCGACCGGGTCGAACGGATTTACACGCCCCGCCCGATTCCGTTTGTCTCGCAGGGCACGTATCTACTGCCGCTGGCCGGCGGTGTTTTTCTGCTGGCCGACGTCGTCAATTCGGGGTTTGTCAACGACGGAGCCCTGATTACCGCCGGGACGCTGGCCGTTCTGGGCGGCATCTGCTACCGGTTGACCAACCTCCGGATTCCGGTCAACAAAAACAACCGGCTGCGGGCGTTTGTCGTTTACTGACCTCAGCGCAGGCGGGAGGCCACTTCCCGGATTTTGGTTTGCAGTGAGTCTTTCAGACTGGGATCATTTCCCGATACATCAACGGCGGCCCTGTAGTACTGATTTGCCATTCGGTATTCGCCCAAACCGTGGAAATTATCCCCGCGCAGCATGAGTGAGCGGGCTTCACGGCGGTTGGCCAGCAACAGCGTGCTATCGGCTTTGAGTTTCTGATCGTTAAGCCGGAGCAGGGTTTCCCGGATAACCTCCTGTCCTTTGAGGGCCGCTTCTTCATTTTTTTTCGCATCCAGAAAAAATACTAGGGATGTCGCCAGTAAAACCAGCGCCAGCACAGCCAATCCAAAAGCAAACCGGCTCCGGCGTCTGGCAATCCGGGCGTTTACTTCCGCCTTTTCCTTCAGTTGTCTGTATTCTTCGGCCTCCCGGTTAGCTTTTAGTTTTTCTTCGCGCTCCTGTTCCAGTTTCCGCTGATTTTCTTCGGCCTCTTCGCGGCGGCGGCGTTCAACGGCGATGCGCTCGATGGGGGCAATGAGCGTATCGTGCCCGACCTCGTACAGCATCCGCTGCTGGGAATCGAGTTCCTTGCGCATCAGGGCCGTGCCCGTCAGGTTGTCCAGCAGGTCTTTGGAAATGCCGTGGGTGTTGACGAGGTACATTTCCTCGAACGGAATCCGCCGCCCGTTCTGAATCAGCAACTTTTCGATCAGGCGCTGGGCCTGGGCTTTTTCTGTTTCCGGCAGAGCGCCGATGATGCTTTCGTAATACGTCTGAAAAATCGACGAGATATTGCCCAGCTCCCGTTTTTCGATCAGGTCGTCATGCCCCTCCCCGACCAGGTTATCGTCCACGTACCGGCACACGATCTGGAGCGTGGTCGTCTCGATTTTGCCGTCCTGCTTGTTCCGGATTTCCGACAGGATGCAGTCGATGGCTTCCGGCTCGTACCGGTACGGTTCGGAGCGAAACGGGCCGGACAGACGGGCGGGTTCGATAATGGCCTGCCGGGCCGCGGCCTCGTCGAGGGCGTCGAGTTCGTAGCAGTGCCGCAGAATGGTCGGGTGCTTGTCTTTCAGCCCGTTGAGCAGCGCCAGCCGGTCGGACCGGACCGAAAAAACCACCTTTACGTCCGGGCGTTCGTAAAACGTGTTGACGATGGCCTCCCGGTCGGGGTGGTCCACGTTGATGATCTGTTCTTCCCGCTGCCGGAACGCCAGCGGAATGGGCGTGTACAGCAGCTCGGCCAGTTGCTCCTTAAACTGCTGGATCTGTTCGGCCGGGTAGGTAAACAGCTCCTCAAACTGGTCGAAGATCAGGATGAACAACGGGTTGCGGCTCACAAACTGGCGGCTCTTGACGTAATACCAGAGCGATCTTTCGTCCGGAATGAGGGCGTCCAGCACGTCCGTCGGCACCGGATGGCGGTCGGATTCGCCGCTCAGGATGCGTTTGAGGCTGTCGATGGGCGGACTGGCCTGTTCGGCATTGCTGTAGTTGCCAAACCGCACCGTGAAGTAGCTGACGTTCTGCTGTTTCAGCAGCGGAATGACGCCCGCGTTCAGCATCGAACTTTTGCCGAAGCCGCTTTTGCTGTAGAGCACCGTCAGCTGCTGCACCAGCATCAGGCGGTAAAACTCGGCAATGTCGCGGTCCCGGCCAAAGAAAAGGTCCCGTTCTTCCGTGCTGAAGGGTTTAATACCCGGATACCGGTTCTTTTGGGGTTGCTCCTGCTTGTTCATGAGTTCGGCGGCTGGCGAAGGTTTTGATATCGTTGACGAGCTTCTGGACTCCGGCGTCGAACTTGCCTGTCGTCAGGTCCACGCAGGCCGAGTTGCGCAGCATCGTGATATAATCCACGATTTCCTGCTGGTGGTCGTAGTACAGATTGTACAGGCTCAGCAGGTCGTTGATGGGCCGGCGCAGCATCGTCCGTTCCTGAATCCGGTTCCCGATGTCCCTGATCTCCTCTTCAATTTTTTTGAGCACCCGGTCGGTGGCGTCCCGCTCCAGAAAACTGCTTTCGAGGTAACACGGGATAAACAGGCGGCCGCCCTCTGCTTCCTGCAAACTGGCGGCCGACTCGCGGGCCACCCAGGCCGACAGCAGGCTGTTTTCGGAAACGATGGAAAGGGTGCAATCGCTGTTACGGACGCTCTGCCGGATGAAGTCGTTGATGTCCTGCCCCGAACTGATGGCTTCCTGACCGATAATCACTTCCATCCCGGCCTTTTGCAGGGCGTCCCGAAGCAGCAGCACCTGGGCGTCGTCCCGGTAGCTGTACGAAATGAACACCCGGACAGGCGGCTCCTCCGCGACGGTCTGCGGGCTTTTCCGGAGCAGGTTGCGGGCGGCGCACTGGTTGTAGAGTTCATCCAGAAAGCTGGTGGGCTCTTCGTCGACAAACACCAGATCGAGGCGGCTGCTGACAAACGTCCGGATTTCCTCGCGCTGGTCTTCACGGAGGACTTTGCTGGAAGCGTACCGCAGACTGTACCGGTTGTTCATCAGCAGTTTCAGCAGAATCTGCATGTACCATTTCTCGAACCGCACGCCAAGGAACACAAAGCAGCTCACGTCGCGCAGAAAAACCTGCAGGTTGATGGGCAGTTCCCGCGCTCCCAGAATGCCTTTGAGGTATTCAAACAGGTCGTCGAAGGTCAGCACCGTGTTGCAGCCTCTCAGCGTCCCGAGCAGGTGATACACCAGCGGGCACTGGCGCGTGGGCAGTTCCACCGGTTCGGGGTTCTGGTCGCGGGGGTAGCGGGCCGACTGGTGGTCGATGTCGGCCTTTTCAAAGGCGTCGGTCAGGCGGGAGTCGGGCAGCAGCGAAATAAAGGCCGGAAACGGCAGCGCCACGACCTTCTCCATCACGGCGTCGAATTCGGTGCGTTTGCGGTAGAAGCGGTCCAGAAACTGGTACATCCGCATTTCGTAGCCGACTACGTTGCGGTCGAACTGCACCAGTTCGTCGTTCGTAAAAAAATGCCGGACCAGCGGCACCGGCTCTTTCTTCAACTCGTCGCACAGCAGGTCGAAGAAGGTTTTATCCCCGTAATTAATCAGTTCCGGCCCCAGAATCAGCGCGCATTTCTGCTGCTGCAGATTATCCACCAGGGTTTCCCATTCGAAAGAAGTCAGCATATGGACGTGGGTTAAAAGTCAGTTGGAGGCCAGCGGCGGGCGGACGGGCGATTTCAGCAGCTGCTCGATCTGCCGGAATTCCGGGTGGTCTTTTTCCCGCCTCCTGAAATCGTTGAAGTCGTCCAGAAAAGCCTCCCGGTAGGTTGCGTACCGCCGGTCGGCGGTCCACCTTTCATCCGCAAAGCGGCGGTAATACGGTTCGGCGCGGGCGTACTGGTTATTGAGCAGAAGCGCCAGCGGGAGATTGGTACGCACAAAATTTTCTTTCGGATTACAGCGGTAGGCCAGTTCGGCGGTCGCCAGGCCCTCGGCGTATTTTCCGCCCACCAGAAACTGGTACGAGAACCGGCCGCAGACTTCGGCGATGCTTTCCCGAATGTCATTCGCACCCGGCGTTTTCCGGCCCGCTACTTTGTCGGCGATCCGTTCGAACAGGCGTAGTGCTTCGGTGGCAAAAAAGTAATCATCCTCAATAAATCGTCCGTCACTCCTTCTGGGTGCCTTTTTCCGGAGTGCCGAAGCCGTCAGGACAAGGTCTTCCAACTGTTCGGCCTGAAAAAGATTCGTCACAATCCGGTTCCAGGCCGCCTTCTTGGCCTCAAACTCGGCCTGGGTCTTCGACTCGTAGAGGTGCAGGTCGAGCCAGAGCTTCTGCCGGGAGGGGTCGCTGGCGTTCACCAGATCCTTATCGGTCAGGATGTCGTAATGACGCAGGGTCAGGTCCTCGATGCCCATCGTCGTGACGGTTGCGGTAAAGAGCTTTTCCTGCGGCATTGACACTTCTTTTTTCTTAAAATTGGCGTATACATACAGCATCAGTTCGCCGAATGTCGTGTATTCTTCCGGGGCATAATCCGGCAGGTCTTCCCGCTTTTTCACCAGGTCGGCATCCGGCTGGAACCGGATTACGGTCGGCAGGTCGACTATTTTCCGGATTTCGGTCTCGGCGGCGGGCCAGTTGCCCAGGTACGCTCCGGCAAGGGCGTGCAGAAAAAGGTGCTCCTTCCGGTCGTCGTCGGGAATTTTTTTGCCCGCTTCCCGGGCCAGCCGCTGGGCTTCTGCAAAGTCCTGTCTGAGCAGCGCCTTGTAGGCCATCTCCACCCGGTCCTGGTACCGCTCCCGATCTCCACCCTCCGGAACGAGGCGGCTGTGGAGCGTTCTGACTTCCTCCAGCCGGCTGACATCCCGGCTGTCGGTCGTTTCATTCAGCGAATAAAAACGGTTGCGCACCAGAGTCAGCAGCTCGGTCAGAATCCGGGGATTCCGGGTGTGTTTGACCAGTCCGTACAACTGTTCCGCGCGGAGGGTGTCCCCGACGCCCAGCGCCTTCCGGTCCTGCATGTCCAGCAACAGGGCCAGTTCATTCATCAACAGGGACGTATCTTTCGGGTAACGCACCTGTAGTTCCCGGTAAAGCTCCAGGCCATGCTGGTCATCATC from Tellurirhabdus rosea harbors:
- a CDS encoding Ldh family oxidoreductase — protein: MVNVNTLTQFTKSIFLSIGFPESDAELAATILVNADLRGVDSHGVARLPGYVRLYDHGRLNPTPAVRIVHETPSTAVLDGDRGVGLVVGPQAMQVAIEKARVAGTGWVAVRNSNHFGIAGHHAMLALEHDMIGIAMTNAAPLVAPTFSLDKLLGTNPIAVAVPARNEPPFVADFATTAVAYGKLEIAQRKNQPVPTGWAQDADGQPTTDAHAVKNGGGLLPLGSDREHGSHKGYALGAIVDIFTGVLSGANYGPWVPPFATAGFMSAQAGVGEGTGHFFGAMRVDAFRPADDFKQHMDQWIGAFRNARAVEGKKVLIPGDPEREMEAVRRSEGIPLIPPVVQSLQELGARFGVTYNH
- a CDS encoding nSTAND1 domain-containing NTPase, giving the protein MNKQEQPQKNRYPGIKPFSTEERDLFFGRDRDIAEFYRLMLVQQLTVLYSKSGFGKSSMLNAGVIPLLKQQNVSYFTVRFGNYSNAEQASPPIDSLKRILSGESDRHPVPTDVLDALIPDERSLWYYVKSRQFVSRNPLFILIFDQFEELFTYPAEQIQQFKEQLAELLYTPIPLAFRQREEQIINVDHPDREAIVNTFYERPDVKVVFSVRSDRLALLNGLKDKHPTILRHCYELDALDEAAARQAIIEPARLSGPFRSEPYRYEPEAIDCILSEIRNKQDGKIETTTLQIVCRYVDDNLVGEGHDDLIEKRELGNISSIFQTYYESIIGALPETEKAQAQRLIEKLLIQNGRRIPFEEMYLVNTHGISKDLLDNLTGTALMRKELDSQQRMLYEVGHDTLIAPIERIAVERRRREEAEENQRKLEQEREEKLKANREAEEYRQLKEKAEVNARIARRRSRFAFGLAVLALVLLATSLVFFLDAKKNEEAALKGQEVIRETLLRLNDQKLKADSTLLLANRREARSLMLRGDNFHGLGEYRMANQYYRAAVDVSGNDPSLKDSLQTKIREVASRLR
- a CDS encoding toll/interleukin-1 receptor domain-containing protein — encoded protein: MLTSFEWETLVDNLQQQKCALILGPELINYGDKTFFDLLCDELKKEPVPLVRHFFTNDELVQFDRNVVGYEMRMYQFLDRFYRKRTEFDAVMEKVVALPFPAFISLLPDSRLTDAFEKADIDHQSARYPRDQNPEPVELPTRQCPLVYHLLGTLRGCNTVLTFDDLFEYLKGILGARELPINLQVFLRDVSCFVFLGVRFEKWYMQILLKLLMNNRYSLRYASSKVLREDQREEIRTFVSSRLDLVFVDEEPTSFLDELYNQCAARNLLRKSPQTVAEEPPVRVFISYSYRDDAQVLLLRDALQKAGMEVIIGQEAISSGQDINDFIRQSVRNSDCTLSIVSENSLLSAWVARESAASLQEAEGGRLFIPCYLESSFLERDATDRVLKKIEEEIRDIGNRIQERTMLRRPINDLLSLYNLYYDHQQEIVDYITMLRNSACVDLTTGKFDAGVQKLVNDIKTFASRRTHEQAGATPKEPVSGY